AGAACTCAAATATTACTACAGATAATGGCAATATAGAAATAATTGCATATGCACAGACCCACCTCAACGGCAGTCCCTTTCCTTATCGATTCTCAACCAAAAAACTTTATAGTTACTTATTAAAAAGGCTGTTTCCTCTAGGGGAAACAGCCTCAGTCGATCGCCGACGCAAAAAAAACATCCCTTCAAACCATGATGGACCCGCATCAACTCCTGACAGAGTAATCTCTTCAGCCATAAGAACCGCTTGAACGTTTCAGGGTGTAACGCCTCAGGAGTGAGCCTGCTCTACAGAATCCCTGCAATAGCGCAGGCTATCGCGATCCCTGAGGGTCATCGACCATCATTGGCCGGTACCGGGTGATCAGTCATCCACCGGTTAGCATAGCCGCCATACTTTCTACCCGGCGGATATGGCGGCCGGCGGACAAGTTCCGCCAAGAGCCGACGATCATCTTGGTCCAGCTGGTTGGCCAACTGGATGGTTGCCTCAACCAGCCGGTTCATCAGCCGGCCGCGGAGAGACTGGAGACTGCCGGCCAGCCGGCGATACTCCTGCTCCTCAAACTCCGGCGCCGTCAAAACGACGATCGCCGCTTCCCTGGCGGCTCGCATCTCCTGATGGAGCGGCCGGTTCTGCTGATGCACCTTCTCAAGGGTGGCAAGAACCAACTCCCGGCTGGCAGCGGGAAATTGTTCGCCAACATCAGCAAACCGGCGCGGACCGAAAAATGCAGCCGGCAGTGACCGGTGGCTCCACCGGCCGATAATCAGACCACCCAGAAACACATTCCCCAGCAGGGACAGCAGCAGCAAAAGTTTTATTTTTTTCGTCATAATATCTCCCCCTGGTAATCAAGGGATGCCTGCAGACTGTTGTTCACCGGCACAGAATCTGCAGTTGGTGGCGACAAGGAAAAACCGATGAACATCCCCATCAACAGCACAAGGGCCATGGCAAAACCTGGTGCCGGCAGATGAAAATCGGCAAACAACCGGCCGATGAGCATGGCGATCGTTTCTGGTTTTGGCACCCCCTGCTGCCGGGACACTGCAAGAATATCCGCCGTAAAGTGTGCCGGCGGCGGCGGTGCCCCCGGCAGGGCATGCAATGCTGTTTCAAACCGCTGTTCAGCGGCAACCAGTACCTGCAGCTCCGGGTTGTGCTGTAACAACTGCTCGGCAGCCCACCGTTGACCGGCAGGCCAACGGCCGAAATCGGCACCATTGATCAGCAGCTGTCGTTTAAACTCTTCAGCATTCATCATGGTCTCCCATACCTCCTTCTGGCGCTACATACTGTTGTCTCAATGCGTTTTTTGCCCGGACCAGCAAAGACTGAAGGGCTTTCAATGATATTCCCATAATATCAGCGGCCTCCTGATTACTCAATTCTTCGTAAAAACAAAGGGTCATGGCCGCTTTCTGTCGGACTGGCAACGTCTGGATCATCATCGCCAGGCAATCATGGCACTGACGCTCCGCCACCAGCTTCTCAGGGTTGACACCGGCGGCAATTGGTTGATAACTTTCCTCCAGAGCTTCCGGCTTTTTTTTTCGCTGCTGATCAATGCAGAGGTTGACCACCACCCGGTAAAACCAGGTGGTGAAACTACTCCCCCGATGCCCGTCATAACGTTCAGGATGCTGCCACAAACGCAAAAATGCTTCCTGAACAATATCCGCCGCATTTTCCCCATGGTGGAGCAGACGCCAGGCAAGACGGTAGTAATGCTCAGCGTGCCGGTTGACCAGCATCGTAAAAGCCTGGTGATCCCCTGCAGCAATCCGGATAATCAAATCAGGATCAGCCAGCAAATCCAGAGCTGTACTGGGAGAAGTCATCGTCTATCAAAATCCTTGGCATTACAGGAAGAAATAGCGGCGGCACCTTGATCAGCAACCTGGATGCCGCCGCCCGTTGTCGTTAGATCTTCTTCTTATAACTGCGGCGATGACCGCCGGCAAAGCCCTGAAAACGATGCTCACACAGCTGAACCAGTATCTGCCGCTCCTCGGCAGTGAACTGCCGGGCAAGACTGACGACCGCCTCCTGCATAATCTCGTGCTGCTGCTGGTGCAAGGCTCTTACCTTTGCCGCCGCCGTCTGCCACCGGACTTCGTCAAACTGCACAGCGATCATAATCTCTTTCATCTCCTGGCGCTGCGCCTCAATCTGTTCCCGCAGGGGCAAGGATTTTTCACGCGCATCACGCATGACTTGATGATACAGCATCTCCTTCTCCGCCGGCATCTGCTGCAGCAGATGCTGCTTACCGTCAGCACGGACATCACAGGAAGGACGGCCGGTTCCCTTCATGGCATAGGATGATCCGACACCAAGGCCAACAATCAGCATGAGAATTACAAATAATGATGAACTAATTTTAGACATGGCAGACTCCTTCAGATGACTCTAGGGTTTGGATACCTTGCAAAGTATGCTTCTTATAGCCGTTATACGAATGAGGTGGGAAAAACCTGCGTTTCTATCCTGCAGGACAAGAACAAACGAAACCACAACAGGGGAGTTGACTCTTTATCCGTACTGTGATTAATGAAAGCACATGGCTGGCATGCCGGGGGGGCCCCCAGACATAGCCTTTTCCTACATAACTGCCGTTAGCTTTCCGGCAGTCATACCAACTGATTGCCGCAGACAACGAAGGAGACAACCATGGGAGGCATGTTTGGCCTGGCTTCTGAAGAAGATTGTGTAACCGAACTGTTTTACGGCACCGATTACCACTCTCACCTGGGGACCAAACGCGGCGGGATGAGCGTCTGCAACTCCCATGGCATTCAGCGTTCTATCCACAATCTCGAGAACAACTATTTCCGCACCAAGTTCGAGTCAGAATTGACTTCCTTTGAAGGCAGAAAAGGGATCGGGGTCATCAGCGACACTGATCCCCAGCCGCTGATTATCGGCTCCCATCTGGGAAACTTCGGGATTGCCACCGTCGGCAAGATCAATAACCTTGACGCCTTGGTCCGCAAAGCTTTCGCCAACCGGCATTACTTTTCCGACACCACCAACGGCGTCATGAACCCAACGGAGGTGGCAGCCAAGCTGATCTGTGAGGAGGATAGCTTTGCCGACGGCATCCGCAATGCTCAGGGGTCCATCAAGGGATCATGTTCCATGCTGTTGCTGACCGAAAAAGGCATCTATGCCGCTCGCGACAAGCTGGGACGCACACCACTGGTCATCGGCCGCCGGGAGAATGCGATTGCCGTCAGTTCCGAATCCTGCGCATTTACCAACCTGGGTTTTGAAACCGACCATTTTCTCGGCCCCGGTGAAACCGTATTTATCACTGCCGACGGCTGGGAACAGCTGCTGCCTCCGGGCCCGCAGATGCAGATATGCTCTTTTCTCTGGGTCTATTTCGGCTATCCGGCTTCGGAATATGAAGGGATTAACGTGGAATGCGTCAGGAATAACTGCGGTGCTTGCCTGGCCAGCAACGATAATGTCATCGTTGACCTGGTGGCCGGCATCCCCGACTCCGGCATCGGCCCTGCCATCGGCTACGCCGATGCCAGGAAGATCCCCTTCCGGCGGCCTTTTGTCAAATACACCCCCACCTGGCCCCGCAGCTTCATGCCCCAGGACCAATCTTTGCGGGATCTGGTGGCCAGAATGAAGCTCATACCAGTACGCAAGCTCATTGACGGCAAGCGCCTGCTGTTCTGCGATGACTCGATTGTGCGCGGCACTCAACTCAAGGACAACGTCAACATTCTTTTTGATTACGGCGCCCGCGAAGTTCATATGCGACCATCCTGTCCAACCCTGATCTTTCCCTGCGAGTACCTGAACTTCTCCGCCTCCCGATCAACCCTCGATTTGGTGGGACGCAGTGTCATCAAAGAACTGGAAGGTGCGGAAGATAAGCATCTCGATGACTACGCTGCCGCCGGGTCGGAAAAAAATCTGGCAATGATTGAACTGATCAGGCAGCGGCTGCACCTGACCTCATTAAAATATCAACGCCTCGATGACTTGGTGCAGGCCATCGGCCTGCCCAAGGAACAGCTCTGTACCCACTGCTGGGACGGCTCCAGTTATGATTAATGGACATACCATGGAAAAATTCCGCAGCAGCCGGCGAAGAAGGCGCGGTACAGGGAGATAGCATCGTTGGTAGCACCAAAACATCAGCTATGTTTCCATCATCTCACCCTGTCCGATTTACCAAAGATATTCCCTACAGCTAAATACAGCAGTGAGAATACTAGCAAACGGCACTGCAAACCACGAAACAGCTCAGCCACCTGACACGTTGAACGGACAAAATCTGTTCGCACACAACCGGCAACATTACACCAAGAACCTAATAATTGCTGACGGCATGCGGGATTAGAATAGATATGCCAGTAACGATGTGCATCTTGGTAGCCTTCACGTACCAACGGCACCAGGCTGCAATCCGGAGATGGCGGCAATCTTCCTGAGGCTTTTTCCTCCCAGACCTCCAGCAACAGCCAGTCATCCGGCATCGCGATTGCCTCCAGGTCATCACTCGAAATGATTGTTGCCGGATCATCGGCCTCAACCGACGCCAACCTTCTAGCCCTGATCCAGAGGCGGCCTCGCGCTGTATGGCCCGGCAGCGCCTTGGTCACCCCGAAAGGAAAGCCAAGCAAAAAATCATCAAACGGCAATGAAAGGCTTTCCGGGCCTGCAGCCAGCAGATGGGGATCATAATCAAGAAAGCTGACAGATTCTTCGGGCAGCAGAATCAGGGGCAAGCGACGATAGCATCTGGCTGCTGCCGGAGAAAAGACAGCATCTAGATGCCTCATCAGATTTTGGAGCGTACAATGAGAGTCAGCGGTCATCTTTACCAACCACTCACGTTGCAGTAGAACTGCCTGGTGTTTTGATGTTCCTCTACTTCCACACTTTTACCTGCAAGATCAAACTTTGACAATTAGCTGTTCTCCTGATAATCTCCAGCTGCGTATAAAATCAGCATAACGGAGCTCTGCCACCAAGGTCACCTGCGTAGGTCGAGTCATACAGGAAACATAGCCCATCATGAACTCATATTCATAAAAAAACAACTCTCGTTATCTGCTTTAAAAATCTTTTGGAGGATTACTGCTTTGAGCGTGGCTGAGAAACCGCTCATAAATCAGTACATCTGCAAAAAGCCATTGAAAAAACATCTGTCTTCAGCAACAGAAAGTATGATCACTATGCTTCCCAACCTGTTCCTAGTTTTATGTACCATCGTAACTTTTTTCTTTTATGCAGCGGCTTCGACTGCCGAGCCATTGACACAGCAAGGTCCGCTGCATAATCATGACAAAGAGTGGGCTTTTGGCATCGGCCTGCTGGGAAGGTACAGCCCTTGCTATGAGGGAGCAGATAGCTACGAAATTAATGGTTCCC
This genomic stretch from Candidatus Anaeroferrophillus wilburensis harbors:
- a CDS encoding periplasmic heavy metal sensor, translating into MTKKIKLLLLLSLLGNVFLGGLIIGRWSHRSLPAAFFGPRRFADVGEQFPAASRELVLATLEKVHQQNRPLHQEMRAAREAAIVVLTAPEFEEQEYRRLAGSLQSLRGRLMNRLVEATIQLANQLDQDDRRLLAELVRRPPYPPGRKYGGYANRWMTDHPVPANDGR
- a CDS encoding sigma-70 family RNA polymerase sigma factor, whose product is MTSPSTALDLLADPDLIIRIAAGDHQAFTMLVNRHAEHYYRLAWRLLHHGENAADIVQEAFLRLWQHPERYDGHRGSSFTTWFYRVVVNLCIDQQRKKKPEALEESYQPIAAGVNPEKLVAERQCHDCLAMMIQTLPVRQKAAMTLCFYEELSNQEAADIMGISLKALQSLLVRAKNALRQQYVAPEGGMGDHDEC
- a CDS encoding periplasmic heavy metal sensor gives rise to the protein MSKISSSLFVILMLIVGLGVGSSYAMKGTGRPSCDVRADGKQHLLQQMPAEKEMLYHQVMRDAREKSLPLREQIEAQRQEMKEIMIAVQFDEVRWQTAAAKVRALHQQQHEIMQEAVVSLARQFTAEERQILVQLCEHRFQGFAGGHRRSYKKKI
- a CDS encoding amidophosphoribosyltransferase, giving the protein MGGMFGLASEEDCVTELFYGTDYHSHLGTKRGGMSVCNSHGIQRSIHNLENNYFRTKFESELTSFEGRKGIGVISDTDPQPLIIGSHLGNFGIATVGKINNLDALVRKAFANRHYFSDTTNGVMNPTEVAAKLICEEDSFADGIRNAQGSIKGSCSMLLLTEKGIYAARDKLGRTPLVIGRRENAIAVSSESCAFTNLGFETDHFLGPGETVFITADGWEQLLPPGPQMQICSFLWVYFGYPASEYEGINVECVRNNCGACLASNDNVIVDLVAGIPDSGIGPAIGYADARKIPFRRPFVKYTPTWPRSFMPQDQSLRDLVARMKLIPVRKLIDGKRLLFCDDSIVRGTQLKDNVNILFDYGAREVHMRPSCPTLIFPCEYLNFSASRSTLDLVGRSVIKELEGAEDKHLDDYAAAGSEKNLAMIELIRQRLHLTSLKYQRLDDLVQAIGLPKEQLCTHCWDGSSYD